The following is a genomic window from Adhaeribacter radiodurans.
GATTTTGAACCGCACCTAGCCCTTTTTGTGCCCGATACCGATGCGCTTATTTATTACCAACGAATAGCCGAAGTAGCAAAGCAATTATTGCTACCTGCTGGTAAGCTTTATTTTGAAATAAACGAAAAGTATGCGGTTGCTTTAGAAAGAATGTTGCAGGAATATCACTTTCAGAATATCCGGACTCATACTGATTTGTTTGGTAAAGATAGGTTTGTATCGGCGCAGTATTCTGGTGTAAATTGAATAAATAAAAGAATATTAAATCTATTCATTTTTAAATTCTAGTACTTAACTAACAAATATATCGGTAAACAGAACTTTTTTAAGCCCTAAATGCTTAGCTTTGGAACTTATACTTGGTTCGCTTTAAAGCGTAAATATGGATTTTACTCCTGCTTATCTGGCTCACGAAACCGCTGTTATCGATGAAGATTGTGTAATAGGTAAAGATACCCGGATTTGGCATTTTTCTCACATTATGTCGGGTTGTCGGATTGGGGAGCAGTGTACTATCGGGCAGAATGTGGTAATATCACCGGATGTGGTGCTAGGCAATAATGTAAAAGTACAGAACAACGTTTCGGTGTACAGTGGCGTGATTTGCGAAGACGATGTTTTTTTAGGCCCATCGGTGGTCTTTACCAATATCAAAAATCCGCGCAGTGCCATAAGCCGCCGCCATCAGTACCAGAAAACGCTGGTTAAAAAAGGCGCTACCTTAGGTGCCAACAGTACCATATTGTGCGGCATTACCATTGGGGAATATGCTTTTATCGGCGCCGGATCGGTAGTTACCAAATCGGTTTTGCCTTATGCTCTGGTATACGGCAACCCGGCCCGGCAACCCGGCTGGATGAGCGCTTATGGTCATCGACTGCAATTTAACGAGCAAGGTATGGCCACTTGTCCGGAAAGTCAGGAAAAGTATCAGTTACACCAAAACCAAGTTATCAGAATTCCTTTATCTTAGAATATGTACGATAAATTAGTAAAGAAAGAAGCTACTTTGGCGGTAATTGGTTTAGGTTACGTGGGTTTGCCTATTGCCTTAGAGTTTGCCCGAAAAGTAAAAGTAATTGGATTTGATATTCACGCGGGTCGGGTAGAAATGATGCGGAACCACGTGGACCCCAGCGGTGAACTCGAAGCCGAGGATTTTGCCGGTTGTGATATTACGTTTACCCACGAGCTGGATATTTTGCGCGAGGCTACTTTTTTTATTGTGGCCGTTCCCACGCCGATTGATGCCCATGCCTTGCCGGATTTAAAACCGCTTATTGGCGCTTCTACTTCCGTAGGCAAAGTATTGAAACCCGGTGATTACGTGGTGTTTGAATCTACCGTTTACCC
Proteins encoded in this region:
- a CDS encoding acyltransferase, with the translated sequence MDFTPAYLAHETAVIDEDCVIGKDTRIWHFSHIMSGCRIGEQCTIGQNVVISPDVVLGNNVKVQNNVSVYSGVICEDDVFLGPSVVFTNIKNPRSAISRRHQYQKTLVKKGATLGANSTILCGITIGEYAFIGAGSVVTKSVLPYALVYGNPARQPGWMSAYGHRLQFNEQGMATCPESQEKYQLHQNQVIRIPLS